A single region of the Cucumis melo cultivar AY chromosome 3, USDA_Cmelo_AY_1.0, whole genome shotgun sequence genome encodes:
- the LOC103488430 gene encoding uncharacterized protein LOC103488430 isoform X3 encodes MELAQLEALCERLYNSQDSVERAHAENTLKCFSMNTDYISQCQYILDHALTPYALMLASSSLLKQVTDHSLALQLRLDIRGYLINYLATRGPDLQPFVSASLIQLLCRLTKFGWFDDDRFRDIVKESTNFLGQATSEHYAIGLKILNQLVSEMNQPNQGFPSTNHRRVACAFRDQALFQIFQISLTSLCQLKNDAGRLQELALSLSLKCLSFDFVGTSIDESSEEFGTVQIPSSWKPVLEDPSTLQIFFDYYAITKAPLSKEALECLVRLASVRRSLFTNDAARSKFLAHLMTGTKEILQTGQGLVDHDNYHEYCRLLGRFRVNYQLTELVNVEGYSDWIRLVAEFTLKSLHSWQWASSSVYYLLGLWSRLVASVPYLKGDAPSLLDEFVPKITEGFITSRLNSVQAGLQDDLSENPLDNVEVLQDQLDCFPYLCRFQYETSSLCIINIVEPILRTYTERARLQGSDNSELSVIEAKLAWVVHIIAAIVKIKQCTGCSVESQEVLDAELSARVLQLINVTDNGLHSQRYSEASKQRLDRAILTFFQNFRKSYVGDQAMHSSKQLYARLSELLGLNDHLQLLNVIVSKIATNLKCYTESEEVIDHTLSLFLELASGYMTGKLLLKLDTVKFIVANHTREQFPFLEEYRCSRSRTTFYYTIGWLIFMEESPVKFKSSMEPLLQVFIKLESTPESMFRTDAVKYALIGLMRDLRGIAMATNSRRTYGLLFDWLYPAHILLLLKGISHWTDTPEVTTPLLKFMAEFVLNKAQRLTFDSSSPNGILLFREVSKLIVAYGSRILSLPNPADIYAFKYKGIWISLTILTRALAGNYVNFGVFELYGDRALSDALDIALKMTLSIPLADILAFRKLTRAYFAFLEVLFSSHIVFILNLDTSTFMHIAGSLESGLKGLDTNISSQCASAVDNLAAFYFNNITMGEAPSSPAAINLARHIVDCPTFFPEILKTLFEIVLFEDCGNQWSLSRPMLSLILISEQMFTDLKTQILASQAMDQHSRLSLCFEKLMADVTRSLDSKNKDKFTQNLTVFRHEFRLK; translated from the exons ATGGAATTAGCTCAGTTAGAGGCATTGTGTGAAAGACTTTACAATTCTCAAGACTCTGTGGAGCGAGCCCATGCTGAAAACACTCTGAAATGCTTCTCCATGAATACTGATTACATTTCCCAGTGTCAATACATTCTCGACCATGCATTGACTCCCTATGCATTGATGCTTGCGAGTTCAAGCTTGCTGAAACAAGTCACCGATCATAGCCTAGCCCTGCAACTCCGTTTAGACATTC GAGGCTATCTTATTAACTACTTGGCCACTAGAGGGCCTGATTTGCAGCCTTTTGTCAGTGCATCTTTAATTCAGCTACTATGCCGACTCACTAAGTTCGGGTGGTTTGACGATGACCGGTTTCGAGACATTGTTAAAGAATCTACAAACTTCCTGGGACAG GCAACATCAGAACACTATGCTATTGGTTTGAAGATATTGAACCAACTTGTATCCGAGATGAATCAG CCTAATCAAGGATTCCCTTCAACAAATCATCGGAGAGTGGCTTGTGCCTTCAGGGACCAAGCGTTGTTCCAAATCTTCCAAATATCTTTAACATCCTTATGTCAGTTGAAGAACGATG CTGGTCGTTTGCAAGAATTAGCACTTTCTCTGTCGCTTAAGtgtttatcttttgattttgttGGGACCTCAATTGATGAAAGCTCAGAAGAGTTTGGGACTGTTCAG ATTCCATCTTCTTGGAAGCCAGTTTTGGAGGACCCTTCGACCCTACAGATATTTTTTGATTACTATGCCATTACTAAAGCGCCTCTTTCCAAGGAG GCACTGGAATGCTTGGTGCGACTAGCTTCTGTAAGACGTTCTTTGTTTACTAATGATGCCGCTCGTTCAAAATTTTTGGCCCATCTGATGACAGGAACTAAAGAAATCCTACAAACTGGGCAAG GTTTGGTTGATCATGATAATTACCATGAATATTGCCGTCTTCTTGGACGTTTTAGAGTGAATTATCAG CTGACTGAGCTTGTCAATGTGGAGGGCTATAGTGATTGGATACGTTTGGTGGCAGAGTTTACTTTGAAGTCCTTGCATTCTTGGCAG TGGGCTAGCAGCAGCGTTTACTATCTCTTAGGGCTATGGTCCAGATTGGTAGCATCTGTTCCATATTTGAAAGGCGATGCTCCAAGTTTATTGGATGAGTTTGTTCCTAAAATCACTGAAGGTTTCATCACATCAAGGTTGAACTCTGTGCAG GCTGGATTACAGGATGATCTTTCTGAGAATCCATTAGACAATGTTGAAGTCTTGCAGGATCAACTGGATTGTTTTCCATACCTCTGCAGATTTCAG TATGAAACAAGTAGTTTGTGCATCATAAATATCGTGGAGCCCATATTGCGAACATATACG GAAAGAGCTCGGCTTCAAGGTAGTGATAACAGTGAACTTTCTGTGATTGAAGCCAAACTTGCATGGGTTGTTCATATTATAGCTGCTATCGTTAAGATAAAACAATGCACTGGTTGTAG TGTGGAATCACAGGAAGTTCTTGATGCTGAACTGTCAGCTCGTGTGTTGCAATTGATAAATGTTACAGACAACGGTCTACATAGCCAG AGGTACAGTGAAGCAAGCAAGCAAAGACTTGATCGAGCTATTCTTACCTTCTTCCAGAATTTTCGTAAGTCTTACGTGGGTGACCAGGCAATGCATTCCTCCAAg CAGTTATATGCGCGGTTGTCTGAACTCCTTGGACTTAATGATCATCTTCAACTGTTGAATGTGATTGTCAGCAAGATTGCAACAAATCTCAAGTGTTACACTGAG AGTGAGGAGGTCATTGATCACACTTTGAGTTTGTTTCTGGAGCTGGCATCTGG ATATATGACAGGGAAGCTGCTTTTGAAATTGGATACCGTTAAATTCATTGTTGCAAATCATACG aggGAGCAGTTTCCTTTCTTGGAAGAATATAGATGTTCACGCAGTAGGACAACCTTCTACTACACCATTGGCTGGTTAATTTTTATGGAGGAAAGCCCTGTTAAATTTAAATCCTCAATGGAACCACTGTTGCAG gttttTATCAAATTGGAATCAACTCCTGAGTCGATGTTTCGCACCGATGCTGTAAAATATGCACTTATTGGGTTGATGAGAGATCTCCGAGGGATTGCTATGGCTACAAACAG TCGCAGAACGTATGGACTTCTATTTGATTGGTTGTACCCTGCACATATCCTTCTCCTCTTGAAAGGCATTTCTCATTGGACAGACACGCCAGAG GTAACAACCCCATTATTGAAATTCATGGCTGAGTTTGTGTTAAACAAAGCACAACGCTTGACTTTTGACTCATCTTCTCCCAATGGCATACTTCTTTTCCGAGAAGTCAGCAAACTAATTGTTGCTTATGGATCAAGGATTTTATCTCTCCCAAACCCAGCTGATATATATGCCTTCAAATACAAGGGAATATGGATTTCATTGACTATTTTAACTAGAG CCCTTGCTGGAAACTATGTCAACTTCGGGGTTTTTGAACTCTATGGTGACCGAGCACTTTCTGATGCACTGGATATTGCTTTAAAGATGACACTTTCAATTCCTTTGGCTGACATATTGGCATTTCGAAAG CTGACCAGGGCTTATTTTGCTTTTCTGGAGGTTCTATTCAGCAGTCATATTGTTTTTATTCTAAATCTTGACACAAGCACGTTCATGCATATAGCTGGTTCCCTCGAATCTGGCCTCAAAGGTCTGGATACAAATATCTCATCTCAG TGTGCCTCGGCTGTTGATAACTTGGCAGCTTTCTATTTCAACAACATCACCATGGGAGAGGCTCCATCTTCACCTGCTGCAATTAACCTCGCTCGCCACATTGTTGATTGCCCCACTTTCTTTCCAGAA
- the LOC103488430 gene encoding uncharacterized protein LOC103488430 isoform X2, which yields MELAQLEALCERLYNSQDSVERAHAENTLKCFSMNTDYISQCQYILDHALTPYALMLASSSLLKQVTDHSLALQLRLDIRGYLINYLATRGPDLQPFVSASLIQLLCRLTKFGWFDDDRFRDIVKESTNFLGQATSEHYAIGLKILNQLVSEMNQPNQGFPSTNHRRVACAFRDQALFQIFQISLTSLCQLKNDVAGRLQELALSLSLKCLSFDFVGTSIDESSEEFGTVQIPSSWKPVLEDPSTLQIFFDYYAITKAPLSKEALECLVRLASVRRSLFTNDAARSKFLAHLMTGTKEILQTGQGLVDHDNYHEYCRLLGRFRVNYQLTELVNVEGYSDWIRLVAEFTLKSLHSWQWASSSVYYLLGLWSRLVASVPYLKGDAPSLLDEFVPKITEGFITSRLNSVQAGLQDDLSENPLDNVEVLQDQLDCFPYLCRFQYETSSLCIINIVEPILRTYTERARLQGSDNSELSVIEAKLAWVVHIIAAIVKIKQCTGCSVESQEVLDAELSARVLQLINVTDNGLHSQRYSEASKQRLDRAILTFFQNFRKSYVGDQAMHSSKLYARLSELLGLNDHLQLLNVIVSKIATNLKCYTESEEVIDHTLSLFLELASGYMTGKLLLKLDTVKFIVANHTREQFPFLEEYRCSRSRTTFYYTIGWLIFMEESPVKFKSSMEPLLQVFIKLESTPESMFRTDAVKYALIGLMRDLRGIAMATNSRRTYGLLFDWLYPAHILLLLKGISHWTDTPEVTTPLLKFMAEFVLNKAQRLTFDSSSPNGILLFREVSKLIVAYGSRILSLPNPADIYAFKYKGIWISLTILTRALAGNYVNFGVFELYGDRALSDALDIALKMTLSIPLADILAFRKLTRAYFAFLEVLFSSHIVFILNLDTSTFMHIAGSLESGLKGLDTNISSQCASAVDNLAAFYFNNITMGEAPSSPAAINLARHIVDCPTFFPEILKTLFEIVLFEDCGNQWSLSRPMLSLILISEQMFTDLKTQILASQAMDQHSRLSLCFEKLMADVTRSLDSKNKDKFTQNLTVFRHEFRLK from the exons ATGGAATTAGCTCAGTTAGAGGCATTGTGTGAAAGACTTTACAATTCTCAAGACTCTGTGGAGCGAGCCCATGCTGAAAACACTCTGAAATGCTTCTCCATGAATACTGATTACATTTCCCAGTGTCAATACATTCTCGACCATGCATTGACTCCCTATGCATTGATGCTTGCGAGTTCAAGCTTGCTGAAACAAGTCACCGATCATAGCCTAGCCCTGCAACTCCGTTTAGACATTC GAGGCTATCTTATTAACTACTTGGCCACTAGAGGGCCTGATTTGCAGCCTTTTGTCAGTGCATCTTTAATTCAGCTACTATGCCGACTCACTAAGTTCGGGTGGTTTGACGATGACCGGTTTCGAGACATTGTTAAAGAATCTACAAACTTCCTGGGACAG GCAACATCAGAACACTATGCTATTGGTTTGAAGATATTGAACCAACTTGTATCCGAGATGAATCAG CCTAATCAAGGATTCCCTTCAACAAATCATCGGAGAGTGGCTTGTGCCTTCAGGGACCAAGCGTTGTTCCAAATCTTCCAAATATCTTTAACATCCTTATGTCAGTTGAAGAACGATG TAGCTGGTCGTTTGCAAGAATTAGCACTTTCTCTGTCGCTTAAGtgtttatcttttgattttgttGGGACCTCAATTGATGAAAGCTCAGAAGAGTTTGGGACTGTTCAG ATTCCATCTTCTTGGAAGCCAGTTTTGGAGGACCCTTCGACCCTACAGATATTTTTTGATTACTATGCCATTACTAAAGCGCCTCTTTCCAAGGAG GCACTGGAATGCTTGGTGCGACTAGCTTCTGTAAGACGTTCTTTGTTTACTAATGATGCCGCTCGTTCAAAATTTTTGGCCCATCTGATGACAGGAACTAAAGAAATCCTACAAACTGGGCAAG GTTTGGTTGATCATGATAATTACCATGAATATTGCCGTCTTCTTGGACGTTTTAGAGTGAATTATCAG CTGACTGAGCTTGTCAATGTGGAGGGCTATAGTGATTGGATACGTTTGGTGGCAGAGTTTACTTTGAAGTCCTTGCATTCTTGGCAG TGGGCTAGCAGCAGCGTTTACTATCTCTTAGGGCTATGGTCCAGATTGGTAGCATCTGTTCCATATTTGAAAGGCGATGCTCCAAGTTTATTGGATGAGTTTGTTCCTAAAATCACTGAAGGTTTCATCACATCAAGGTTGAACTCTGTGCAG GCTGGATTACAGGATGATCTTTCTGAGAATCCATTAGACAATGTTGAAGTCTTGCAGGATCAACTGGATTGTTTTCCATACCTCTGCAGATTTCAG TATGAAACAAGTAGTTTGTGCATCATAAATATCGTGGAGCCCATATTGCGAACATATACG GAAAGAGCTCGGCTTCAAGGTAGTGATAACAGTGAACTTTCTGTGATTGAAGCCAAACTTGCATGGGTTGTTCATATTATAGCTGCTATCGTTAAGATAAAACAATGCACTGGTTGTAG TGTGGAATCACAGGAAGTTCTTGATGCTGAACTGTCAGCTCGTGTGTTGCAATTGATAAATGTTACAGACAACGGTCTACATAGCCAG AGGTACAGTGAAGCAAGCAAGCAAAGACTTGATCGAGCTATTCTTACCTTCTTCCAGAATTTTCGTAAGTCTTACGTGGGTGACCAGGCAATGCATTCCTCCAAg TTATATGCGCGGTTGTCTGAACTCCTTGGACTTAATGATCATCTTCAACTGTTGAATGTGATTGTCAGCAAGATTGCAACAAATCTCAAGTGTTACACTGAG AGTGAGGAGGTCATTGATCACACTTTGAGTTTGTTTCTGGAGCTGGCATCTGG ATATATGACAGGGAAGCTGCTTTTGAAATTGGATACCGTTAAATTCATTGTTGCAAATCATACG aggGAGCAGTTTCCTTTCTTGGAAGAATATAGATGTTCACGCAGTAGGACAACCTTCTACTACACCATTGGCTGGTTAATTTTTATGGAGGAAAGCCCTGTTAAATTTAAATCCTCAATGGAACCACTGTTGCAG gttttTATCAAATTGGAATCAACTCCTGAGTCGATGTTTCGCACCGATGCTGTAAAATATGCACTTATTGGGTTGATGAGAGATCTCCGAGGGATTGCTATGGCTACAAACAG TCGCAGAACGTATGGACTTCTATTTGATTGGTTGTACCCTGCACATATCCTTCTCCTCTTGAAAGGCATTTCTCATTGGACAGACACGCCAGAG GTAACAACCCCATTATTGAAATTCATGGCTGAGTTTGTGTTAAACAAAGCACAACGCTTGACTTTTGACTCATCTTCTCCCAATGGCATACTTCTTTTCCGAGAAGTCAGCAAACTAATTGTTGCTTATGGATCAAGGATTTTATCTCTCCCAAACCCAGCTGATATATATGCCTTCAAATACAAGGGAATATGGATTTCATTGACTATTTTAACTAGAG CCCTTGCTGGAAACTATGTCAACTTCGGGGTTTTTGAACTCTATGGTGACCGAGCACTTTCTGATGCACTGGATATTGCTTTAAAGATGACACTTTCAATTCCTTTGGCTGACATATTGGCATTTCGAAAG CTGACCAGGGCTTATTTTGCTTTTCTGGAGGTTCTATTCAGCAGTCATATTGTTTTTATTCTAAATCTTGACACAAGCACGTTCATGCATATAGCTGGTTCCCTCGAATCTGGCCTCAAAGGTCTGGATACAAATATCTCATCTCAG TGTGCCTCGGCTGTTGATAACTTGGCAGCTTTCTATTTCAACAACATCACCATGGGAGAGGCTCCATCTTCACCTGCTGCAATTAACCTCGCTCGCCACATTGTTGATTGCCCCACTTTCTTTCCAGAA
- the LOC103488430 gene encoding uncharacterized protein LOC103488430 isoform X7: protein MELAQLEALCERLYNSQDSVERAHAENTLKCFSMNTDYISQCQYILDHALTPYALMLASSSLLKQVTDHSLALQLRLDIRGYLINYLATRGPDLQPFVSASLIQLLCRLTKFGWFDDDRFRDIVKESTNFLGQATSEHYAIGLKILNQLVSEMNQPNQGFPSTNHRRVACAFRDQALFQIFQISLTSLCQLKNDVAGRLQELALSLSLKCLSFDFVGTSIDESSEEFGTVQIPSSWKPVLEDPSTLQIFFDYYAITKAPLSKEALECLVRLASVRRSLFTNDAARSKFLAHLMTGTKEILQTGQGLVDHDNYHEYCRLLGRFRVNYQLTELVNVEGYSDWIRLVAEFTLKSLHSWQWASSSVYYLLGLWSRLVASVPYLKGDAPSLLDEFVPKITEGFITSRLNSVQAGLQDDLSENPLDNVEVLQDQLDCFPYLCRFQYETSSLCIINIVEPILRTYTERARLQGSDNSELSVIEAKLAWVVHIIAAIVKIKQCTGCSVESQEVLDAELSARVLQLINVTDNGLHSQRYSEASKQRLDRAILTFFQNFRKSYVGDQAMHSSKQLYARLSELLGLNDHLQLLNVIVSKIATNLKCYTESEEVIDHTLSLFLELASGYMTGKLLLKLDTVKFIVANHTREQFPFLEEYRCSRSRTTFYYTIGWLIFMEESPVKFKSSMEPLLQVFIKLESTPESMFRTDAVKYALIGLMRDLRGIAMATNSRRTYGLLFDWLYPAHILLLLKGISHWTDTPEVTTPLLKFMAEFVLNKAQRLTFDSSSPNGILLFREVSKLIVAYGSRILSLPNPADIYAFKYKGIWISLTILTRALAGNYVNFGVFELYGDRALSDALDIALKMTLSIPLADILAFRKGLSLGHL from the exons ATGGAATTAGCTCAGTTAGAGGCATTGTGTGAAAGACTTTACAATTCTCAAGACTCTGTGGAGCGAGCCCATGCTGAAAACACTCTGAAATGCTTCTCCATGAATACTGATTACATTTCCCAGTGTCAATACATTCTCGACCATGCATTGACTCCCTATGCATTGATGCTTGCGAGTTCAAGCTTGCTGAAACAAGTCACCGATCATAGCCTAGCCCTGCAACTCCGTTTAGACATTC GAGGCTATCTTATTAACTACTTGGCCACTAGAGGGCCTGATTTGCAGCCTTTTGTCAGTGCATCTTTAATTCAGCTACTATGCCGACTCACTAAGTTCGGGTGGTTTGACGATGACCGGTTTCGAGACATTGTTAAAGAATCTACAAACTTCCTGGGACAG GCAACATCAGAACACTATGCTATTGGTTTGAAGATATTGAACCAACTTGTATCCGAGATGAATCAG CCTAATCAAGGATTCCCTTCAACAAATCATCGGAGAGTGGCTTGTGCCTTCAGGGACCAAGCGTTGTTCCAAATCTTCCAAATATCTTTAACATCCTTATGTCAGTTGAAGAACGATG TAGCTGGTCGTTTGCAAGAATTAGCACTTTCTCTGTCGCTTAAGtgtttatcttttgattttgttGGGACCTCAATTGATGAAAGCTCAGAAGAGTTTGGGACTGTTCAG ATTCCATCTTCTTGGAAGCCAGTTTTGGAGGACCCTTCGACCCTACAGATATTTTTTGATTACTATGCCATTACTAAAGCGCCTCTTTCCAAGGAG GCACTGGAATGCTTGGTGCGACTAGCTTCTGTAAGACGTTCTTTGTTTACTAATGATGCCGCTCGTTCAAAATTTTTGGCCCATCTGATGACAGGAACTAAAGAAATCCTACAAACTGGGCAAG GTTTGGTTGATCATGATAATTACCATGAATATTGCCGTCTTCTTGGACGTTTTAGAGTGAATTATCAG CTGACTGAGCTTGTCAATGTGGAGGGCTATAGTGATTGGATACGTTTGGTGGCAGAGTTTACTTTGAAGTCCTTGCATTCTTGGCAG TGGGCTAGCAGCAGCGTTTACTATCTCTTAGGGCTATGGTCCAGATTGGTAGCATCTGTTCCATATTTGAAAGGCGATGCTCCAAGTTTATTGGATGAGTTTGTTCCTAAAATCACTGAAGGTTTCATCACATCAAGGTTGAACTCTGTGCAG GCTGGATTACAGGATGATCTTTCTGAGAATCCATTAGACAATGTTGAAGTCTTGCAGGATCAACTGGATTGTTTTCCATACCTCTGCAGATTTCAG TATGAAACAAGTAGTTTGTGCATCATAAATATCGTGGAGCCCATATTGCGAACATATACG GAAAGAGCTCGGCTTCAAGGTAGTGATAACAGTGAACTTTCTGTGATTGAAGCCAAACTTGCATGGGTTGTTCATATTATAGCTGCTATCGTTAAGATAAAACAATGCACTGGTTGTAG TGTGGAATCACAGGAAGTTCTTGATGCTGAACTGTCAGCTCGTGTGTTGCAATTGATAAATGTTACAGACAACGGTCTACATAGCCAG AGGTACAGTGAAGCAAGCAAGCAAAGACTTGATCGAGCTATTCTTACCTTCTTCCAGAATTTTCGTAAGTCTTACGTGGGTGACCAGGCAATGCATTCCTCCAAg CAGTTATATGCGCGGTTGTCTGAACTCCTTGGACTTAATGATCATCTTCAACTGTTGAATGTGATTGTCAGCAAGATTGCAACAAATCTCAAGTGTTACACTGAG AGTGAGGAGGTCATTGATCACACTTTGAGTTTGTTTCTGGAGCTGGCATCTGG ATATATGACAGGGAAGCTGCTTTTGAAATTGGATACCGTTAAATTCATTGTTGCAAATCATACG aggGAGCAGTTTCCTTTCTTGGAAGAATATAGATGTTCACGCAGTAGGACAACCTTCTACTACACCATTGGCTGGTTAATTTTTATGGAGGAAAGCCCTGTTAAATTTAAATCCTCAATGGAACCACTGTTGCAG gttttTATCAAATTGGAATCAACTCCTGAGTCGATGTTTCGCACCGATGCTGTAAAATATGCACTTATTGGGTTGATGAGAGATCTCCGAGGGATTGCTATGGCTACAAACAG TCGCAGAACGTATGGACTTCTATTTGATTGGTTGTACCCTGCACATATCCTTCTCCTCTTGAAAGGCATTTCTCATTGGACAGACACGCCAGAG GTAACAACCCCATTATTGAAATTCATGGCTGAGTTTGTGTTAAACAAAGCACAACGCTTGACTTTTGACTCATCTTCTCCCAATGGCATACTTCTTTTCCGAGAAGTCAGCAAACTAATTGTTGCTTATGGATCAAGGATTTTATCTCTCCCAAACCCAGCTGATATATATGCCTTCAAATACAAGGGAATATGGATTTCATTGACTATTTTAACTAGAG CCCTTGCTGGAAACTATGTCAACTTCGGGGTTTTTGAACTCTATGGTGACCGAGCACTTTCTGATGCACTGGATATTGCTTTAAAGATGACACTTTCAATTCCTTTGGCTGACATATTGGCATTTCGAAAG GGCTTAAGTTTAGGTCATCTTTGA